In Capillimicrobium parvum, a genomic segment contains:
- a CDS encoding NADP-dependent oxidoreductase, whose protein sequence is MPRAVRFNEYGGVDVLQVVDVEAPAPGPGEVVVRVKAAAINPGEASIREGLLHDLWPATFPSGQGSDLAGVVGVAGDGVTTWAPGDEVLGWTDRRASQAELVVTEAGDLVARPPEVSWEVAGSLFVAGTTAWACIRAVAPGPDETVVVTGAAGGVGSLTVQLARRTGARVIGLASAPNHDWLRAHDVIPVAHGDGVADGIRAAAPGGVDAFVDTFGGYVGLALDELGVAPLRVNTIIPPERTRGIQSAGNNDAASADVLAEVAALVAAGELEVPIAATYPLDQVREAYTELAKRHTRGKIVLVP, encoded by the coding sequence ATGCCCAGAGCAGTGCGGTTCAACGAATACGGTGGCGTCGACGTCCTGCAGGTCGTCGACGTCGAGGCTCCGGCGCCGGGTCCGGGCGAGGTGGTGGTGCGCGTCAAGGCCGCGGCGATCAACCCCGGTGAGGCCAGCATCCGCGAGGGCCTCCTGCACGACCTGTGGCCGGCGACGTTCCCGTCGGGGCAGGGCAGCGACCTGGCCGGCGTCGTGGGCGTCGCCGGCGACGGCGTGACGACGTGGGCGCCCGGCGACGAGGTGCTCGGCTGGACCGACCGCCGCGCCAGCCAGGCCGAGCTGGTCGTGACCGAGGCCGGCGACCTGGTCGCGCGGCCGCCGGAGGTGTCGTGGGAGGTCGCGGGGTCGCTGTTCGTCGCCGGCACCACCGCGTGGGCGTGCATCCGTGCCGTCGCGCCCGGACCGGACGAGACGGTCGTGGTGACCGGCGCGGCCGGCGGGGTCGGCTCGCTCACGGTCCAGCTCGCGCGGCGCACCGGCGCCCGCGTGATCGGCCTGGCCAGCGCACCCAACCATGACTGGCTGCGCGCGCACGACGTGATCCCGGTCGCCCACGGCGACGGCGTCGCCGACGGCATCCGCGCCGCCGCCCCCGGCGGGGTCGACGCGTTCGTGGACACGTTCGGCGGCTACGTCGGCCTCGCCCTCGACGAGTTGGGCGTCGCCCCGCTGCGGGTCAACACGATCATCCCGCCGGAGCGCACGCGCGGCATCCAGTCGGCGGGCAACAACGACGCGGCATCGGCCGACGTGCTCGCCGAGGTGGCGGCGCTGGTCGCGGCCGGCGAGCTCGAGGTGCCGATCGCCGCGACGTACCCACTCGACCAGGTCCGCGAGGCCTACACCGAGCTCGCCAAGCGCCACACCCGCGGCAAGATCGTCCTCGTCCCGTAG
- a CDS encoding crotonase/enoyl-CoA hydratase family protein: MTTYETIDYAVQDATAVITLDRPEDLNTIVPPMLDELEDAVTQSIRDRAVKVILLQGAGRSFCAGFNFAGGFTHWNEDIATEGEWDAGRDLIMATSQSIGWVPRFMSLWRSPKPVIAQVHGWCVGGGSEMALCADIVIASQDARIGTPYSRMWGCHHAGMWVYRLGLAKAKELALTGRSLSGDEAAELGLINRAVPFEELEAATRQLAGELATIPLSQLASMKLVVNQAYDNMGLASTQLLGSVMDSMMRNTPEARAWIELAESEGVGAAVAQRDGPFGDYSQGDRELKPDPTNVVRAGRAR; the protein is encoded by the coding sequence GTGACCACCTACGAGACGATCGACTACGCGGTGCAGGACGCCACGGCGGTCATCACGCTGGACCGTCCCGAGGACCTCAACACGATCGTGCCGCCGATGCTCGACGAGCTCGAGGATGCAGTCACGCAGTCCATCCGCGACCGCGCGGTGAAGGTGATCCTGCTGCAGGGCGCAGGGCGGTCGTTCTGCGCCGGCTTCAACTTCGCGGGCGGCTTCACCCACTGGAACGAGGACATCGCGACCGAGGGCGAGTGGGACGCCGGCCGGGACCTGATCATGGCCACGTCGCAGTCGATCGGCTGGGTGCCCCGGTTCATGTCGCTGTGGCGCAGCCCGAAGCCGGTGATCGCGCAGGTGCACGGCTGGTGCGTCGGCGGCGGCAGCGAGATGGCGCTGTGCGCGGACATCGTCATCGCCTCGCAGGACGCGCGGATCGGCACGCCGTACTCGCGGATGTGGGGCTGCCATCACGCGGGCATGTGGGTCTACCGACTCGGGCTGGCGAAGGCGAAGGAGCTCGCGCTGACCGGCCGGTCGCTGTCGGGCGACGAGGCGGCGGAGCTGGGGTTGATCAACCGGGCGGTGCCGTTCGAGGAGCTCGAGGCCGCCACGCGTCAGCTCGCCGGCGAGCTCGCCACGATCCCGCTCTCCCAGCTCGCCTCGATGAAGCTCGTCGTCAACCAGGCCTACGACAACATGGGGCTCGCGTCGACCCAGCTGCTCGGCTCGGTCATGGACTCGATGATGCGCAACACGCCGGAGGCGCGGGCGTGGATCGAGCTCGCCGAGTCGGAGGGCGTCGGCGCCGCGGTGGCGCAGCGCGACGGCCCGTTCGGCGACTACAGCCAGGGCGACCGGGAGCTCAAGCCGGATCCGACGAACGTCGTGCGGGCGGGCCGGGCACGCTGA
- a CDS encoding 4-hydroxyphenylacetate 3-hydroxylase family protein → MATTTTEVRSGQLYTGDEYLASLRDARQVYLDGERVEDVTTHPAFATSARTIAGLYDALHDPQHRDTLVGEDRNGIVTHEFFKPAYSVEDLRRGAKAVELWSRMSYGWMGRTPDYKAAFMATLGADPSFYAPFEASGEKWYRDYATKGLFLNHVLINPPIDRGKAVHEVADVYVHKVGETDEGIIVSGAKMLATGSALTHATFVAQNAQAVMEKGRSEDYALVFIAPMDTPGKKLLCRTSYEKASTSPWNYPLSSRFDENDAVVIFDNALIPWENVLVCGDVERAQSFFQASGFVNRYTLQSTTRLGVKLDFMCGLLAKGLEANGTDGFRGPQTMLGEVVAWRTMIWAIVTALINETQEGPGGTVMPSQENAAIARIFGTMAWPKIKQTFLQILGGSPLVVPSGPGDLTSEEIGPLVERFYRGSTGDAHDRVKLFKLIWDAIGSEFGGRHELYEMNYCGNHEQVRLDMLSWAGRDGLMAKFTGMVEDCMSDYDLDGFTAAPWANA, encoded by the coding sequence ATGGCGACGACCACGACCGAGGTGCGCAGCGGGCAGCTGTACACCGGTGACGAGTACCTCGCGAGCCTTCGCGACGCGCGCCAGGTCTACCTGGACGGCGAGCGCGTCGAGGACGTCACGACGCACCCCGCCTTCGCGACGTCGGCGCGCACCATCGCGGGCCTGTACGACGCGCTGCACGACCCGCAACATCGCGACACGCTGGTCGGCGAGGACCGCAACGGGATCGTGACCCACGAGTTCTTCAAGCCCGCCTACTCGGTCGAGGACCTGCGACGGGGCGCGAAGGCGGTCGAGCTGTGGTCGCGCATGTCGTACGGCTGGATGGGCCGCACGCCCGACTACAAGGCGGCGTTCATGGCGACCCTCGGCGCCGATCCCTCCTTCTACGCCCCGTTCGAGGCCAGCGGCGAGAAGTGGTACCGCGACTACGCCACGAAGGGCCTCTTCCTCAACCACGTCCTGATCAACCCCCCGATCGACCGCGGCAAGGCGGTGCACGAGGTCGCCGACGTCTACGTGCACAAGGTCGGCGAGACCGACGAGGGCATCATCGTCAGCGGCGCCAAGATGCTCGCGACCGGCTCGGCGCTGACGCACGCGACGTTCGTCGCCCAGAACGCGCAGGCGGTCATGGAGAAGGGCAGGTCCGAGGACTACGCGCTGGTCTTCATCGCGCCGATGGACACCCCCGGCAAGAAGCTCCTGTGCCGCACGTCCTACGAGAAGGCGTCGACGTCGCCGTGGAACTACCCGCTGTCGAGCCGCTTCGACGAGAACGATGCGGTCGTCATCTTCGACAACGCGCTCATCCCGTGGGAGAACGTCCTGGTCTGCGGCGACGTCGAGCGCGCGCAGAGCTTCTTCCAGGCGTCCGGCTTCGTGAACCGCTACACGCTGCAGTCGACGACCCGGCTCGGGGTCAAGCTCGACTTCATGTGCGGCCTGCTCGCCAAGGGCCTCGAGGCCAACGGCACGGACGGCTTCCGCGGCCCGCAGACGATGCTCGGCGAGGTCGTGGCGTGGCGGACGATGATCTGGGCGATCGTCACCGCGCTCATCAACGAGACGCAGGAAGGGCCGGGCGGCACGGTGATGCCGTCACAGGAGAACGCGGCGATCGCGCGGATCTTCGGCACGATGGCCTGGCCGAAGATCAAGCAGACGTTCCTGCAGATCCTCGGCGGCTCGCCGCTCGTCGTCCCCTCCGGCCCGGGCGACCTCACCAGCGAGGAGATCGGCCCGCTCGTCGAGCGCTTCTACCGCGGCTCCACCGGCGACGCCCACGACCGCGTCAAGCTGTTCAAGCTGATCTGGGACGCGATCGGCAGCGAGTTCGGCGGCCGCCACGAGCTCTACGAGATGAACTACTGCGGCAACCATGAGCAGGTGCGCCTCGACATGCTCAGCTGGGCGGGCCGCGACGGGCTGATGGCGAAGTTCACCGGCATGGTCGAGGACTGCATGTCCGACTACGACCTCGACGGGTTCACCGCGGCGCCCTGGGCGAACGCATAA
- a CDS encoding MarR family winged helix-turn-helix transcriptional regulator: MPRAPTQFDLAIAPGHLIRRAQQMHTAIWADVVDTGVTGVQFAVLAALEVEPDLDQRTLGARISLDSSSLAEVCRRLVARGLVERRRDTVDTRRNLLRNTATGSELLARTAPQVDEVGRRLVAHLEPAEQRDVVALLSKLIDL, from the coding sequence ATGCCGCGCGCGCCGACCCAGTTCGACCTCGCCATCGCGCCGGGCCACCTGATCCGGCGCGCCCAGCAGATGCACACCGCCATCTGGGCCGACGTGGTCGACACCGGCGTGACCGGCGTGCAGTTCGCCGTTCTCGCCGCGCTGGAGGTCGAGCCGGATCTGGACCAGCGCACGCTCGGCGCGCGCATCTCGCTCGACTCCTCCTCGCTGGCGGAGGTGTGCCGGCGGCTCGTCGCGCGCGGCCTCGTCGAGCGCCGCCGGGACACCGTCGACACGCGCCGCAACCTGCTGCGCAACACCGCCACCGGATCCGAGCTGCTCGCGCGCACCGCCCCGCAGGTCGACGAGGTCGGCCGTCGCCTTGTCGCGCACCTCGAGCCGGCCGAGCAGCGCGACGTCGTCGCGCTGCTGTCCAAGCTCATCGACCTCTGA
- a CDS encoding DHA2 family efflux MFS transporter permease subunit: MSPTPRRHALWTLAIVSIALFMTSLDNLVVGVALPSIRADLGGSLEALEWTVNAYTLSFAVLLLTGAALGDRFGRKRMFVIGLGLFTAASAAAALAPSIDALVAARAIQGVGAAIVLPLTLTLLSEAVPPARRGAALGVWAGISGLGVALGPLVGGAVVEGVSWHWIFWLNVPIGLALIPLAAGRLTESFGPARALDLRGLALVGAGLFGIVFGVVRGQALGWTSAPILASIGAGVALVAAFVAWELRARAPMLPMRFFRERGFSATNGVSFAMFFGTFGAVFLLSQFFQTGQGLSPLESGLRTLPWTAMPMFVAPVAGLLSDRIGARPLMAAGLALQAVALGWLAAVSSPDAAYTSLIVPLAMAGFGMALVFAPSANAILASVRPEQAGQASGATNAIRELGGVLGVAVLASVFSAHGSYATPQAFTDGVVAALPVAVVVLAIGAAAALFVPGVGAARARSGAVVAEPVEA, encoded by the coding sequence ATGTCCCCCACGCCCCGCCGCCACGCGCTGTGGACCCTCGCGATCGTGTCGATCGCGCTGTTCATGACGTCGCTCGACAACCTCGTCGTCGGGGTCGCGCTGCCGTCCATCCGGGCGGACCTCGGCGGTTCGCTCGAGGCGCTCGAGTGGACCGTCAACGCGTACACCCTGTCGTTCGCCGTCCTCCTCCTGACGGGCGCCGCGCTCGGCGACCGCTTCGGGCGCAAGCGGATGTTCGTGATCGGCCTCGGGCTGTTCACCGCCGCGAGCGCAGCGGCCGCGCTCGCGCCGAGCATCGACGCGCTCGTCGCCGCGCGGGCGATCCAGGGCGTCGGCGCGGCGATCGTGCTGCCGCTGACGCTCACGCTCCTCTCGGAGGCGGTCCCGCCCGCCCGCCGCGGCGCGGCCCTCGGCGTCTGGGCCGGCATCAGCGGCCTCGGCGTCGCGCTCGGGCCGCTCGTCGGCGGCGCGGTGGTCGAGGGCGTCTCCTGGCACTGGATCTTCTGGCTGAACGTCCCGATCGGCCTCGCGCTGATCCCGCTGGCCGCCGGCCGCCTGACGGAGTCCTTCGGCCCCGCCCGCGCGCTGGACCTGCGCGGCCTCGCGCTCGTCGGCGCGGGCCTGTTCGGCATCGTGTTCGGCGTGGTCCGCGGCCAGGCGCTCGGGTGGACCAGCGCCCCGATCCTGGCGAGCATCGGGGCGGGCGTCGCACTCGTCGCCGCGTTCGTCGCCTGGGAGCTGCGTGCGCGCGCGCCGATGCTGCCGATGCGCTTCTTCCGCGAGCGCGGGTTCAGCGCGACGAACGGCGTCTCGTTCGCCATGTTCTTCGGGACGTTCGGCGCCGTGTTCCTGCTGTCGCAGTTCTTCCAGACCGGCCAGGGCCTGTCGCCGCTCGAGTCCGGTCTGCGGACGCTGCCGTGGACCGCGATGCCGATGTTCGTCGCGCCTGTCGCCGGCCTGCTCAGCGACCGGATCGGCGCGCGGCCGCTCATGGCCGCGGGGCTGGCGCTGCAGGCCGTCGCGCTCGGGTGGCTGGCCGCCGTGTCGTCCCCCGACGCCGCCTACACGTCGCTCATCGTGCCGCTGGCCATGGCGGGCTTCGGCATGGCGCTCGTCTTCGCCCCGTCGGCGAACGCGATCCTCGCCTCCGTGCGTCCCGAGCAGGCCGGCCAGGCCTCGGGCGCGACGAACGCGATCCGTGAGCTCGGCGGCGTCCTCGGCGTCGCCGTGCTCGCCTCCGTGTTCAGCGCGCACGGCTCCTACGCGACGCCGCAGGCGTTCACCGACGGCGTGGTCGCCGCGCTGCCGGTCGCCGTGGTGGTCCTGGCGATCGGCGCGGCCGCCGCGCTGTTCGTGCCGGGCGTCGGTGCGGCTCGCGCGCGGTCCGGGGCGGTTGTGGCCGAGCCCGTCGAGGCGTAA
- a CDS encoding TetR/AcrR family transcriptional regulator: MSTATRTLSTAEERREAVLQAAEKAFAARGYHGTPTTEIAKAAGISQAYLFRLFPTKRELFVALVDRCYERTVATFAEAADRAAAADDGTSPLAAMGAAYGELLRNRDALLLQLQTHAAADDPEVREAVRRGFRRLYELVARRSEATDAELQTWFAHGMLMNVVAAMRADELDEPWARALTCWD; encoded by the coding sequence GTGTCCACCGCCACCCGCACCCTCTCCACCGCCGAGGAGCGCCGCGAGGCCGTGCTCCAGGCCGCCGAGAAGGCCTTCGCCGCGCGCGGCTACCACGGCACGCCGACGACCGAGATCGCCAAGGCCGCCGGCATCTCCCAGGCCTACCTCTTCCGCCTGTTCCCGACGAAGCGCGAGCTCTTCGTCGCGCTCGTCGACCGCTGCTACGAGCGCACGGTCGCGACCTTCGCCGAGGCCGCCGATCGCGCCGCCGCGGCGGACGACGGCACGAGCCCGCTCGCCGCGATGGGCGCCGCCTATGGCGAGCTCCTGCGCAACCGCGACGCGCTGCTGCTGCAGCTGCAGACCCACGCCGCCGCCGACGACCCCGAGGTCCGCGAGGCGGTCCGGCGCGGCTTCCGCCGCCTGTACGAGCTCGTCGCCCGCCGCTCGGAGGCCACCGACGCCGAGCTGCAGACCTGGTTCGCGCACGGGATGCTGATGAACGTCGTCGCCGCCATGCGCGCCGACGAGCTCGACGAGCCGTGGGCCCGCGCCCTCACGTGCTGGGACTGA
- a CDS encoding patatin-like phospholipase family protein — MRVGLVLGAGGVVGAAWLIGALEALESETGFAATGADVIVGTSAGSVIGALTAAGWPAPYMAAYASGRSLDGFSDLEGAAVDLDELALRERESGDRFRLQLALPPIGPGSWRMALSTLRNPLKHAPAAVIGGWLPRGTISTVPIRSLVDRFVGDAWPDRLRVVACDYRTGRRVCFGSDTAPPAEVADAVAASCAIPAFYHPVSIGGRRYVDGGLCSMSNLDLLRHEDIEVAVCLNPMSSTAPVAGGGPAGALMAALRGTARRRLEHEVRKLEAGGVEVLTVEPSSEDLAVMGTNFMSRKRRSQVAEQAHRSVARDLRLRSSQLPPLSGTRGPARGREPLRRAA; from the coding sequence ATGCGCGTTGGACTGGTTCTTGGTGCAGGGGGCGTGGTCGGCGCCGCCTGGTTGATCGGGGCGCTCGAGGCGCTCGAGTCCGAGACCGGATTCGCCGCGACCGGCGCCGACGTCATCGTCGGGACCTCGGCCGGATCGGTGATCGGAGCGCTGACCGCCGCGGGCTGGCCGGCGCCGTACATGGCCGCGTACGCGTCGGGGCGCTCGCTCGACGGCTTCTCGGACCTCGAGGGCGCCGCGGTCGACCTCGACGAGCTCGCCCTGCGGGAGCGCGAGAGCGGCGACCGGTTCCGGCTGCAGCTCGCGCTCCCGCCGATCGGGCCGGGCTCGTGGCGCATGGCGCTGTCGACGTTGCGCAACCCGCTCAAGCACGCGCCGGCGGCGGTCATCGGCGGCTGGCTGCCGCGCGGGACGATCTCGACAGTGCCGATCCGCAGCCTGGTCGATCGGTTCGTGGGCGACGCGTGGCCGGACCGCCTGCGCGTCGTCGCCTGCGACTACCGCACGGGGCGCCGTGTGTGCTTCGGCTCCGACACCGCGCCGCCGGCGGAGGTCGCCGACGCGGTCGCCGCCTCCTGTGCGATCCCGGCCTTCTACCACCCGGTGTCGATCGGCGGGCGCCGCTACGTCGACGGCGGCCTGTGCTCGATGTCGAACCTCGATCTCCTGCGCCACGAGGACATCGAGGTGGCGGTCTGCCTGAACCCGATGTCGTCGACCGCGCCGGTCGCGGGCGGCGGGCCCGCGGGCGCGCTGATGGCCGCACTGCGCGGCACCGCGCGGCGCCGGCTCGAGCACGAGGTCCGCAAGCTCGAGGCAGGCGGCGTCGAGGTGCTCACGGTGGAGCCGTCGTCCGAGGACCTGGCCGTGATGGGCACGAACTTCATGTCGCGCAAGCGCCGCAGCCAGGTGGCCGAGCAGGCGCACCGCAGCGTGGCGCGCGACCTGCGCCTGCGCTCCTCGCAGCTGCCGCCCCTCAGCGGTACGCGGGGTCCCGCGCGCGGGCGCGAGCCGCTGCGCCGCGCCGCCTGA
- a CDS encoding SDR family oxidoreductase, with product MTSQIFADGALEGQVIAVTGGGTGLGRAAAAELLACGASVVICGRREEVLAEAADELGPRCSWVAGDVREAADAERIVDACLERHGRLDTLVNNAGGQYFVPAEAIALKGWRAVTRLNVGGTLTMATAAYDRAMRPAGGGMVINVTLSPHHGLAGMTHSSAARAAVEGATRELAAAWAPDGVAVCAAAAGHFDTPALDKYPESVRTAAARTVPLGRLGRVEEHAWLIALLASPLGRRLSGSVVTLDGARDNWFGPWPPAGMADESGEVPTEERRRG from the coding sequence ATGACGTCGCAGATCTTCGCCGATGGGGCGCTCGAAGGACAGGTCATCGCGGTGACAGGCGGCGGCACCGGCCTCGGCCGGGCGGCCGCGGCCGAGCTGCTCGCCTGCGGTGCGTCGGTGGTCATCTGCGGGCGCCGGGAGGAGGTGCTCGCCGAGGCCGCGGACGAGCTCGGCCCGCGCTGCTCCTGGGTCGCCGGCGACGTGCGCGAGGCGGCCGACGCCGAGCGGATCGTCGACGCCTGCCTCGAGCGCCACGGCCGCCTCGACACGCTCGTCAACAACGCCGGCGGCCAGTACTTCGTGCCGGCGGAGGCGATCGCGCTGAAGGGCTGGCGCGCGGTCACGCGGCTGAACGTGGGGGGGACCCTCACGATGGCGACCGCCGCGTACGACCGCGCCATGCGGCCCGCGGGCGGCGGCATGGTCATCAACGTCACGCTCTCCCCGCACCACGGCCTGGCCGGCATGACCCACTCGAGCGCCGCCCGCGCCGCGGTCGAGGGCGCCACGCGCGAGCTCGCTGCGGCCTGGGCGCCCGACGGCGTCGCCGTGTGCGCGGCGGCGGCCGGCCACTTCGACACCCCGGCGCTCGACAAGTACCCGGAGTCCGTGCGCACCGCCGCGGCACGCACCGTCCCGCTCGGCCGACTCGGCCGCGTCGAGGAGCACGCCTGGCTCATCGCCCTGCTCGCCTCACCGCTCGGCCGCCGCCTCAGCGGCTCGGTCGTCACGCTCGACGGCGCCCGCGACAACTGGTTCGGACCATGGCCCCCGGCGGGCATGGCCGACGAGTCCGGCGAGGTTCCGACCGAGGAGCGCCGGCGCGGCTAG
- a CDS encoding alpha/beta fold hydrolase: MRFAPLSCAAGATLVASLALSALPTAVGAPPFGLSRAGRVAQAPGCVPVPAAECGSVRAPLFRSKPAGPKIDIGYVLIRHSDAALPVARGTVVFNPGDSNAPVIDSAAMWAGVFTDLLSDHDLLLIDPRGGGRSHPIRCGVTAVPGTRKGLVRAVARCGRRLGRQARAYTAAATADDFEAVRERLGIPKLDLYGVSSGTYLMTVFAQRHPRSVRSIVLSSAVPLRFDMWARRNAQALRLAIGRVCSRSTTGKCDGARTLRQLGRLARRVRAHPIGYTVNGERRRLDDTTLAGIAYQAATNGVIGQLPAVIRAALQGDNQPLISAAQALGPLFSGSGVGDAAPDLALAVSLTCNDYPTLWDRRAPVAVRLRQFAARRARLRQAAFRPFSTRAWTSAIIDRGNTCIRWPDRHRPAQRTSGPFPDVPVLVISGDLDANVPTAEGRQAARQFAHAQVVDVPNAWHGPEREGTGCALSITSAFIRNQRLGDTSCLTKIPPLPVN; the protein is encoded by the coding sequence ATGCGTTTCGCACCGCTGTCTTGCGCGGCTGGTGCCACGCTGGTCGCCAGCCTGGCCCTGTCGGCGCTGCCGACCGCTGTCGGGGCGCCCCCGTTCGGGTTGTCACGCGCCGGTCGTGTCGCGCAGGCGCCGGGGTGCGTGCCCGTGCCCGCGGCGGAGTGCGGGTCGGTTCGGGCGCCGTTGTTTCGGTCCAAGCCGGCGGGCCCGAAGATCGACATTGGCTACGTGCTCATCCGCCACAGTGACGCGGCGCTTCCCGTCGCGCGCGGCACCGTCGTCTTCAACCCAGGCGACTCGAACGCGCCTGTGATCGACAGCGCGGCGATGTGGGCCGGAGTCTTCACCGATCTGCTCAGCGACCACGACCTGCTGCTGATCGACCCGCGCGGCGGCGGACGCTCGCATCCGATCCGCTGCGGGGTGACGGCGGTACCTGGCACCCGGAAGGGTTTGGTTCGCGCGGTCGCGCGCTGCGGCAGACGGCTGGGTCGGCAGGCGCGTGCGTACACCGCGGCGGCGACGGCCGACGATTTCGAGGCGGTGCGTGAGCGCCTCGGCATCCCCAAGCTCGACCTCTACGGTGTGTCGAGCGGCACGTACCTGATGACCGTGTTCGCCCAGCGTCACCCGAGATCGGTGCGCTCGATCGTGCTGTCCAGCGCCGTCCCGCTGCGCTTTGACATGTGGGCGCGCCGCAACGCACAGGCGCTGCGCCTGGCGATCGGGCGCGTGTGCTCGCGCTCGACGACGGGCAAGTGCGACGGCGCCCGGACCCTCCGCCAGCTTGGCCGGCTCGCCCGCCGCGTGCGCGCCCATCCGATCGGCTACACAGTGAACGGCGAGCGCCGCCGCCTTGACGACACCACCCTGGCCGGCATCGCCTACCAGGCCGCGACCAACGGCGTCATCGGCCAGCTCCCGGCGGTCATCCGGGCCGCCCTCCAGGGCGACAACCAGCCGCTGATCTCCGCGGCGCAAGCGCTGGGGCCGTTGTTCAGCGGGTCGGGGGTCGGCGATGCAGCGCCCGACCTGGCCTTGGCGGTCTCGCTCACGTGCAACGACTACCCGACGCTGTGGGATCGCCGCGCGCCCGTGGCGGTGCGCCTGCGGCAGTTCGCCGCCCGACGGGCGCGGCTCCGCCAAGCCGCCTTCCGGCCATTCAGCACACGCGCCTGGACCAGCGCGATCATCGACCGCGGCAACACCTGCATCCGCTGGCCCGACCGTCACCGGCCGGCGCAACGTACCTCGGGCCCGTTCCCCGACGTGCCGGTACTGGTCATCTCGGGCGACCTTGACGCCAACGTGCCCACCGCGGAGGGCCGCCAGGCCGCCCGGCAGTTTGCACATGCCCAGGTCGTCGACGTGCCCAACGCCTGGCACGGACCAGAACGGGAGGGGACCGGCTGCGCCCTGTCGATCACGTCCGCCTTCATCCGCAACCAACGCCTCGGCGACACGAGCTGCCTGACCAAGATCCCACCCCTCCCTGTCAACTGA
- a CDS encoding helix-turn-helix domain-containing protein has protein sequence MTSDAGDFLRRMRKRQGVSQGELARRVGSHQPQVSAWETGKKPVTVAQLAALLDALGLVLRLDADPKPEPGAEGSDRFSAVMGDERGSPRGRRRGGAGR, from the coding sequence ATGACCTCGGACGCCGGCGACTTCCTGCGACGGATGCGCAAGCGCCAGGGCGTCTCGCAGGGTGAACTCGCGCGGCGCGTGGGTTCGCACCAGCCGCAGGTCTCCGCGTGGGAGACCGGCAAAAAGCCGGTGACGGTCGCCCAGCTCGCCGCTCTGCTCGATGCGCTCGGCCTAGTTCTCAGGCTCGACGCCGACCCGAAGCCTGAACCCGGCGCCGAGGGCAGCGACCGGTTCTCCGCCGTCATGGGCGACGAGCGCGGCTCCCCGCGCGGGCGCCGCCGCGGCGGTGCAGGACGGTGA
- a CDS encoding helix-turn-helix transcriptional regulator, with amino-acid sequence MTSCPVETDFAPTVAAWASSIAFPRRSDWEPELSKRQLADRLGYSTRWVELRVREGMPTSSIKGNQRRFLLSEVETWLAQRRKSA; translated from the coding sequence GTGACGTCTTGTCCGGTCGAGACGGATTTCGCCCCGACCGTGGCGGCATGGGCATCGTCAATCGCCTTCCCACGCCGCTCCGACTGGGAGCCCGAGCTGAGCAAGCGTCAGCTTGCCGACCGGCTCGGCTACTCGACCCGTTGGGTCGAGCTGCGGGTGCGCGAAGGCATGCCCACGTCATCCATCAAGGGCAACCAGCGCCGGTTCCTCCTCTCGGAAGTCGAGACGTGGCTGGCGCAGAGGAGGAAGAGCGCGTGA
- a CDS encoding tyrosine-type recombinase/integrase: MTRAELDRLADAALATLGDYGPTFRACILFAAYVGLRPAELFMLRWTDVDFGRHEVRIRQSLGSTGDVTLPKNGQARTVTQPPPARDALVEMPRRADSPYVFTTRTGKRFSKTSHYYYWHAVRSSCGRPGMDFYELRHFCATELLRLGVSHADVAVQLGHTDGGALVMSTYGHPSEDEARERLRRAYAPDVRRLRAAE; the protein is encoded by the coding sequence CTGACCCGGGCGGAGCTGGACCGGCTCGCCGATGCGGCGCTCGCCACGCTCGGCGACTACGGTCCGACGTTCCGTGCGTGCATCCTCTTCGCGGCGTACGTCGGCCTCCGTCCGGCGGAGCTGTTCATGCTGCGCTGGACCGACGTGGACTTCGGTCGGCACGAGGTCCGCATCCGTCAGTCGCTCGGCTCGACCGGGGACGTGACGCTGCCCAAGAACGGCCAGGCGCGCACGGTGACGCAGCCGCCTCCGGCACGGGACGCGCTGGTGGAGATGCCGCGCCGCGCCGACAGCCCGTACGTCTTCACGACGCGCACCGGCAAGCGGTTCTCCAAGACGTCGCATTACTACTACTGGCACGCGGTCCGCTCGTCCTGCGGCCGGCCGGGCATGGACTTCTACGAGCTGCGTCACTTCTGCGCGACGGAGCTGCTTCGGCTCGGCGTGAGTCACGCCGATGTGGCCGTGCAGCTCGGGCACACGGATGGCGGGGCGCTTGTCATGAGCACGTACGGCCACCCCTCTGAGGACGAAGCCCGGGAGCGGCTGCGGCGCGCTTACGCGCCCGATGTTCGCCGGCTTCGGGCGGCGGAGTAG